The following proteins come from a genomic window of Aspergillus oryzae RIB40 DNA, chromosome 4:
- a CDS encoding phosphoketolase family protein (phosphoketolase), translated as MAPSSESDDNISAYGATRSTIKGQPLDADEVRKMDAYFRASMYLCLGMLYMRDNVLLKEPLKVEHLKARLLGHWGSDAGQSFTWLHMNRLIKKYDLDVLFVSGPGHGAPAVLSQSYLEGVYSEVYPDKSEDEKGLQRFFKQFSFPGGIGSHATPETPGSIHEGGELGYSISHAFGSVFDHPNLITLTMVGDGESETGPLATSWHSTKFLNPCTDGAVLPVLHLNGYKINNPTVLARISHEELKALFVGYGWTPYFVEGNDRESMHQAMAATLEHCIVEIKKIQKQARESNKPFRPRWPMIVLRSPKGWSAPREIDGKLLEGFWRSHQIPITDVLTNPAHLKLLETWMKSYKPEELFDKNGKLVEELKALAPSGNSRMSANPVGNGGILRRPLQLPDFRDYALKDIDPGVSVRGSMTNMSKFLRDVVKENMTTFRVFGPDETESNKLAEIYKAGKKVWLGDYFEEDKDGGNLAFEGRVMEMLSEHTCEGWLEGYVLSGRHGILNSYEPFIHVIDSMVNQHCKWIEKCLEVEWRAKVASLNILLTATVWRQDHNGFTHQDPGFLDVVANKSPEVVRIYLPPDGNTLLSVMDHCFRSVNYVNVVVADKQEHIQFLSMDEAIEHCTKGLGIWDWASNDQGQEPDVVMAACGDVPTHEALAATALLNEHLPQLKVRFVNVVDLFRLINEKDHPHGMPDRQWKAVFTDDKPIIFNFHSYPWLIHRLTYKRPGQHNLHVRGYREKGNIDTPFELAVRNQTDRYSLAIDAIDRVGSLGNTASHVREKLINQQLAAKQEAYDNGLDAEYIRNWKYPKKA; from the coding sequence ATGGCGCCCAGCAGCGAATCTGATGACAATATCAGCGCCTATGGAGCTACTCgctccaccatcaagggGCAGCCCCTGGATGCAGATGAGGTCCGCAAAATGGACGCATACTTCCGAGCAAGTATGTATCTATGCTTGGGTATGCTCTATATGCGAGACAATGTCCTGCTTAAAGAGCCCCTAAAGGTCGAACACCTCAAAGCTCGCCTACTCGGCCACTGGGGTTCGGATGCCGGTCAGTCCTTTACCTGGCTTCATATGAACCGTCTTATCAAAAAGTATGATTTGGATGTCCTCTTCGTTTCCGGTCCTGGTCATGGCGCCCCGGCTGTTCTCTCGCAGTCATATCTAGAGGGCGTCTACTCCGAAGTGTATCCGGACAAGTCCGAAGATGAGAAGGGCTTGCAGAGGTTCTTTAAGCAATTCTCATTTCCAGGAGGCATTGGTTCGCATGCGACCCCGGAGACGCCGGGATCTATTCACGAGGGTGGTGAATTGGGATATTCGATTTCTCATGCATTTGGAAGTGTCTTTGACCATCCCAACCTTATTACATTGACGATGGTCGGGGATGGAGAGTCGGAAACCGGACCACTTGCGACTAGTTGGCATAGCACTAAATTCCTCAACCCTTGTACCGACGGAGCCGTTCTCCCTGTCCTCCACCTGAATGGATACAAGATCAATAACCCGACCGTCCTTGCTCGCATCAGCCACGAAGAGCTGAAAGCGTTGTTCGTTGGTTATGGGTGGACGCCATATTTCGTGGAAGGCAATGATCGAGAAAGCATGCATCAAGCGATGGCAGCTACATTGGAACACTGTATTGTGGAGATCAAAAAGATTCAAAAGCAGGCAAGGGAGTCAAACAAACCATTCCGACCCCGCTGGCCCATGATCGTTCTTCGGAGTCCTAAAGGTTGGTCTGCTCCAAGAGAGATTGACGGAAAGCTGCTCGAGGGCTTTTGGCGTTCTCATCAGATCCCGATCACTGATGTCCTGACGAACCCTGCCCATCTGAAGCTACTTGAGACGTGGATGAAGAGTTACAAGCCGGAGGAGCTCTTCGACAAAAATGGCAAGCTCGTTGAAGAGTTAAAAGCGCTCGCGCCCTCAGGCAATTCTCGTATGAGTGCCAACCCCGTCGGCAATGGCGGTATTCTTCGCAGGCCTCTCCAGCTGCCGGACTTCCGGGACTATGCTCTCAAGGATATTGACCCCGGCGTCTCTGTACGCGGGAGCATGACAAATATGTCGAAGTTCTTGAGGGATGTGGTCAAAGAAAACATGACCACCTTCCGTGTATTTGGTCCGGACGAAACAGAGTCAAACAAGCTTGCAGAGATCTACAAAGCCGGCAAGAAGGTTTGGCTGGGTGACTACTTCGAAGAGGATAAAGATGGAGGAAACCTAGCCTTTGAAGGTCGGGTAATGGAGATGCTTAGTGAACATACCTGCGAAGGCTGGCTGGAAGGCTACGTGCTTTCCGGTCGCCATGGTATACTAAACAGCTACGAGCCTTTCATCCACGTCATCGATTCGATGGTTAATCAGCACTGCAAGTGGATTGAAAAGTGCTTAGAAGTGGAATGGCGTGCAAAGGTTGCCTCTCTCAATATTCTTCTGACCGCGACCGTCTGGAGACAAGACCACAATGGCTTCACCCATCAGGATCCTGGTTTCTTGGATGTTGTTGCAAACAAGAGCCCGGAGGTGGTTCGAATCTATCTGCCACCTGACGGGAACACGCTCCTCTCAGTCATGGACCACTGTTTCCGTAGCGTCAACTACGTCAACGTGGTCGTTGCTGACAAGCAAGAACACATCCAATTTCTCAGTATGGATGAAGCCATTGAACATTGCACCAAAGGTCTCGGAATATGGGACTGGGCTAGTAATGATCAAGGTCAAGAGCCCGATGTTGTGATGGCTGCATGTGGTGATGTGCCCACCCACGAGGCTCTCGCCGCAACGGCGTTGTTAAACGAACATCTTCCCCAACTCAAGGTCAGATTTGTCAACGTCGTCGACTTATTCCGACTCATCAACGAGAAAGACCATCCACATGGCATGCCCGACCGACAATGGAAGGCTGTGTTTACCGACGATAAGCcgatcatcttcaacttccatTCGTACCCTTGGCTTATCCACCGTCTGACCTACAAGCGCCCCGGACAACATAACTTGCATGTGAGGGGGtacagagaaaaggggaataTCGATACTCCGTTCGAGCTAGCCGTTAGGAATCAAACCGACCGATACAGTCTTGCTATCGATGCCATCGACCGTGTAGGATCTCTCGGCAACACGGCGTCCCATGTCCGAGAAAAGTTGATCAATCAGCAACTAGCCGCTAAGCAAGAGGCATATGACAATGGTTTAGATGCGGAATATATCCGAAACTGGAAATACCCTAAGAAGGCATGA
- a CDS encoding DASH complex subunit ASK1 (predicted protein): protein MSRPSSMSQRPLTLTEELEKLEQSITLTLQEIDHNFSQAHRIVTTSILPLVEKYAEHSHDVWEGAKFWKQFFEASANVSLSGYEERPNEDTLQEQSVTEDDSTADITPSNLTDTGTYETPSSEHLDINHRPDDLELTSLSLSSHSTPRPPVFDRPDDNDTTVTSSIARPSPYEALKREIEENDAPFEGEDDDLPTTPGRPFRPQGYSFNPRDELMSSSPFVPPVSHEKFSTSGKSPADPVLHRLQDKTYRVQATPLGKDYGAGRSKFTITPKLSTSKHGYDDSPISSPEPEAPQLHAEIFSSPLKTPGTNRKRRTSSHLRATPKPGISVLTPVKSGGTGRPVWDSDDDFDNDEDEGLGPSPPKTMQFHIPQSRLMKTPAKEASRRIVEDLLFTAGANDTTDDIAAEQSPSIIQRVQRIEDETF, encoded by the exons ATGTCTCGGCCATCATCTATGTCCCAGCGTCCCTTGACGCTCACcgaggaactggaaaagctCGAACAATCTATCACCCTGACCCTGCAAG AAATCGACCACAATTTCAGTCAGGCCCATCGAATCGTTACAACCAGCATTCTACCCCTCGTCGAGAAATACGCAGAACATTCCCACGATGTCTGGGAAGGCGCCAAATTCTGGAAACAATTCTTCGAGGCAAGCGCAAATGTCTCTCTATCGGGCTACGAGGAACGACCCAACGAAGACACATTGCAAGAACAGAGTGTAACAGAAGACGACTCAACCGCCGACATCACACCAAGCAACCTTACCGACACTGGCACATACGAAACACCCTCGTCCGAACATCTAGATATCAACCACCGCCCGGACGACCTGGAATTGACGTCGCTGAGCCTGTCCTCGCATAGTACGCCCCGGCCGCCCGTCTTTGATCGACCGGATGACAACGATACGACTGTAACGTCGTCTATCGCCCGGCCATCGCCGTACGAGGCTCtgaagagagaaatcgaGGAGAATGACGCGCCCTTTGAAGGcgaggatgacgatcttCCCACTACCCCCGGGAGACCTTTCCGCCCGCAGGGATATTCATTTAACCCACGCGACGAGCTAATGTCTTCATCGCCATTTGTTCCTCCGGTGTCTCATGAAAAGTTTTCTACGTCGGGCAAGAGCCCTGCCGATCCGGTCTTGCATCGTCTCCAGGATAAGACGTATCGAGTCCAAGCCACCCCGCTCGGAAAGGATTATGGAGCAGGCCGCTCCAAATTCACTATTACACCGAAACTCTCCACATCCAAACATGGTTATGATGACTCTCCAATCTCCAGTCCTGAACCCGAAGCACCTCAGCTCCATGCGGAgattttctcttcacctcTCAAAACCCCCGGTACCAACCGGAAGCGACGTACAAGTAGCCATCTGCGTGCCACACCAAAGCCCGGGATTAGTGTGCTGACACCGGTAAAGAGTGGTGGCACAGGCCGACCGGTGTGGGACAGTGATGATGACTTTGAcaatgacgaggacgagggtCTGGGGCCAAGCCCGCCAAAAACAATGCAGTTCCATATTCCCCAGAGCAGGTTAATGAAGACTCCAG caaAAGAAGCATCCAGACGGATCGTCGAGGATTTGTTATTTACCGCCGGGGCAAATGACACAACAGACGATATTGCGGCCGAGCAGAGTCCCAGCATCATCCAAAGGGTCCAGCGCATAGAGGATGAAACGTTTTGA
- the kat1 gene encoding putative 3-ketoacyl-CoA ketothiolase (Kat1) (3-oxoacyl CoA thiolase), whose amino-acid sequence MATDRLNSILSHLKGGNTGLAAITQKNPDDVVITLALRTPLAKAVKGGFKDTQLDYIVYSLLKEVIDKSKIDPALVEDVCLGNVNDGKAPYLLRAASLAAGIPNTSGASSVNRFCSSGLKAVQDIANQITLGQIDVGIALGAELMSAGGDAVQPFSEEVLKNQESADCLQPMGQTSENVGSDFNISREVQDKYAAESYRRAEEAQKAGWFDDEIVPITTKVKDPKTGEVKQVTLTKDEGIRYGTTAESLGKIRPAFPKFGNRSTGGNSSQVTDGAAAVLLMRRSRAIELNQPILAKFCGATVAGVPPRIMGIGPTAAIPKLLSKFNLNKDDIDIYEINEAFASMAVYCLQNLGLDHAKVNPRGGAIALGHPLGATGARQICTILSEARRTKKKVLVTSMCIGTGQGMAGLFVNEQV is encoded by the exons ATGGCCACAGATCGTTTGAACTCTATTCTCAGCCACCTCAAGGGAGGAAACACTGGCCTTGCCGCCAT CACCCAGAAGAACCCAGACGATGTAGTCATTACGCTCGCTCTGCGTACTCCTCTGGCCAAGGCCGTTAAGGGTGGATTCAAGGACACACAGTTGGATTACATCGTATACTCCTTGTTGAAGGAGGTTATCGACAAGTCTAAGATTGACCCTGCTTTGGTCGAGGATGTCTGCTTGGGTAAT GTCAACGACGGCAAGGCCCCCTATCTCCTCCGTGCCGCCTCCCTTGCGGCCGGCATCCCCAACACATCCGGCGCATCGTCCGTCAACCGATTCTGTTCCTCCGGTCTCAAGGCTGTTCAGGACATCGCCAACCAGATTACATTGGGTCAGATCGATGTCGGTATCGCCCTTGGTGCTGAGTTGATGTCGGCCGGCGGTGATGCAGTCCAACCTTTCAGCGAGGAAGTCCTGAAGAACCAGGAGTCTGCCGACTGCCTGCAGCCCATGGGTCAGACATCCGAGAACGTCGGCTCGGACTTCAACATCAGCCGTGAGGTTCAGGACAAGTATGCCGCCGAGTCGTACCGCCGCGCTGAGGAGGCCCAGAAGGCTGGGTGGTTCGATGATGAGATCGtccccatcaccaccaaggtGAAGGACCCCAAGACCGGCGAGGTCAAGCAGGTTACTTTGACCAAGGATGAAGGTATCCGTTATGGAACGACGGCCGAGTCTCTCGGCAAGATCCGACCGGCTTTCCCCAAGTTCGGTAACCGGAGCACTGGTGGCAACTCCAGCCAGGTGACTGACGGCG CTGCCGCTGTCCTCCTCATGCGTCGCTCTAGGGCTATCGAACTTAACCAGCCTATCCTGGCTAAGTTCTGTGGTGCCACCGTTGCTGGCGTTCCCCCTCGCATCATGGGTATCGGCCCTACCGCTGCCATCCCCAAGCTCCTCTCCAAGTTCAACTTGAACAAGGATGACATCGATATCTACGAGATCAACGAGGCCTTCGCTTCCATGGCCGTCTACTGTTTGCAGAACCTTGGCTTGGACCATGCCAAGGTCAACCCCCGCGGCGGTGCCATTGCACTCGGCCATCCCTTGGGCGCCACGGGTGCTCGCCAGATCTGCACAATTCTGAGCGAGGCAAGacggacgaagaagaaggtgctgGTCACGAGTATGTGCATTGGTACCGGACAGGGCATGGCGGGATTGTTCGTCAACGAACAGGTGTAA
- a CDS encoding uncharacterized protein (predicted protein), protein MPTPVAKGIIITVSALVAAGIAVYESPQFRQWVNTSRRKIAVALHNLGDEIHPRTSASPTRQDTSMTEELGPEAEERRRIAREELQRRRSVLEEHRKRRESAPAGSFDALVDDDGRLLRTLSPEPSGGLGNSSAVEVTPSQAIQRGKNTGSQTPVAETQTTGAALTKQNLQVAIPAAAGAAAASATLIDYTPTSETSGMDFSTSTLNRTEEVERPLSRSSSHTEGYSEVLFAHPGSSTNDTGRDLRSPFSDLSDLDSTGAEHHERPSTPSTAGSFSQIYESAADEWSDDTLSDHGRSTQGVATPASWSEIGSVVSNEDLQNRL, encoded by the exons ATGCCAACACCGGTTGCGAAAG GAATTATTATCACTGTTTCAGCCCTCGTCGCTGCGGGTATTGCAGTCTATGAATCACCCCAGTTTCGACAATGGGTCAACACCTCGCGGCGAAAGATTGCCGTCGCATTGCATAATCTCGGCGATGAGATCCACCCTCGAACCTCCGCCTCACCTACGAGGCAAGACACATCTATGACTGAAGAGCTGGGCccagaagccgaagagcGTAGGCGGATAGCAAGGGAAGAGCTTCAACGACGACGTTCCGTGCTTGAAGAACACcggaaaagaagggaaagtgCCCCCGCAGGATCGTTCGATGCGCTtgttgatgacgatggccgtTTGCTTCGGACCTTGAGTCCAGAACCGTCTGGAGGGCTGGGTAACTCTTCCGCGGTGGAAGTGACACCATCACAGGCTATTCAACGCGGTAAAAATACTGGTTCTCAGACCCCTGTGGCCGAGACGCAGACCACTGGCGCTGCTCTTACGAAGCAGAACCTGCAAGTGGCGATaccagctgctgcaggtgcggctgcagcttctgcgACGCTTATTGACTACACTCCTACTTCCGAGACATCAGGTATGGACTTCTCAACGTCTACACTGAATCGTACCGAGGAGGTCGAGCGGCCGCTTTCACGGTCGTCGAGCCATACCGAGGGTTATTCTGAAGTACTTTTTGCCCATCCGGGTTCTTCGACGAACGATACTGGTCGCGATTTGAGATCACCCTTTTCCGACCTGTCGGACTTAGATTCTACTGGCGCCGAACACCACGAACGGCCGTCAACACCGTCAACGGCTGGTAGCTTCAGTCAGATTTATGAGTCTGCTGCGGATGAATGGTCAGATGACACGCTGAGTGATCATGGACGGTCGACGCAAGGTGTCGCCACCCCAGCCAGTTGGTCGGAGATCGGCAGCGTAGTCAGCAATGAGGATTTGCAAAATCGCTTGTAA
- a CDS encoding putative zinc metalloproteinase (protein involved in sister chromatid separation and/or segregation), whose product MADTDDLTLTIHHQSKPHTLTLPSTSTLEDLSNTIATTLHIPPETQKLLISPKPGMQKAPFPPTPLRTLLPLDSPKFKITLLGTPTKAIETLHAQSEETARRAAARASAFAAAAKHKPARTAGSGGVHTLSDSSSSYTFHRLLPLSYLPRPERSLEFLKRLRDDPGIKAAMAKHKFSVPVLTEMNPAEHTTMESRTLGLNRNKGEVIELRLRTDAYDGYRDYRTIRKTLCHELAHCVHSDHDRAFWDLTAQIEKEVERADWKHGGNRLTGQDFYVPEDWEAEKDMEIVDECGWTGGEFVLGGLREDEVGMRAGAHGVEGRREMLARAAEERMRKKRDDEGREGNK is encoded by the coding sequence ATGGCAGACACAGACGACCTCACCCTAacaatccaccaccaaagcaaACCCCACACCCTCACGCTcccctcaacctccacaCTCGAAGACCTTTCCAACACAATCGCCACAACCCTCCACATCCCCCCCGAAACACAAAAGCTCCTTATATCCCCCAAACCGGGCATGCAAAAGGCCCCATTCCCACCAACCCCGCTAAGGACACTCCTCCCGCTCGACTCCCCGAAATTCAAAATAACCCTCCTCGGCACCCCCACAAAAGCCATCGAGACCTTGCACGCGCAATCTGAAGAAACTGCACGCCGCGCCGCAGCGCGCGCATCGGCCTTCGCAGCAGCCGCGAAGCATAAACCGGCCCGGACGGCTGGTAGTGGTGGCGTACATACGCTCTCTGATTCGAGTAGTTCGTATACGTTCCACCGACTCTTGCCGTTGTCGTATTTGCCGAGGCCCGAACGGTCGTTGGAGTTTCTGAAGCGGTTGCGTGATGATCCGGGGATCAAGGCTGCGATGGCGAAGCATAAGTTCTCTGTGCCGGTGTTGACGGAGATGAATCCTGCGGAGCATACGACGATGGAATCACGGACGCTAGGTCTGAATCGGAATAAGGGGGAGGTGATTGAATTGCGGTTGCGCACGGATGCGTATGATGGGTATCGCGATTATCGGACTATACGGAAGACGTTGTGTCATGAGTTGGCGCATTGTGTGCATAGTGACCATGACCGGGCGTTTTGGGACTTGACGGCgcagattgagaaggaggtggagagggcTGATTGGAAACATGGGGGAAATAGACTGACTGGGCAGGACTTTTATGTGCCGGAGGATtgggaggcggagaaggatatgGAGATCGTTGATGAGTGTGGGTGGACGGGGGGCGAGTTTGTACTGGGTGGGTTGAGGGAGGATGAGGTCGGGATGCGGGCTGGGGCGCACGGTGTagagggaaggagagagatgTTGGCGAGGGCtgcggaggagaggatgaggaagaagagagacgaTGAGGGTAGAGAGGGCAATAAATGA
- a CDS encoding TatD family hydrolase (tatD-related DNase) — translation MTQSTSLRYADVAVTYTADQFQGIYRGKQYHEPDFAEVLKRAKEHGCEKIMLTTMTLPGAHENLKVVKQFPDMCTMTLGVHPYHAGEIYAENNGSEYLQNLRKLGETLRAENPSPLVAFGEIGLDYEYLDRADKEIQQRAFRDQLDMAVEMQLPLFLHVRESCADFISIIRPYLSKLPRGGLVHSFAGSKEEMLQLVELGFDISVNGVCFRTEEQLEMVRHIPLDKLQLETDAPWCEIQSNDEKIAPYLTNAKPLPPSRKHNKFILGQMIKTRNESCTIERVALVVAGLKGISLEEVSRAAWNNSVRMFGLGVQGR, via the exons ATGACCCAGTCGACATCATTGCGCTACGCAGAT GTCGCCGTGACATACACCGCAGACCAATTCCAGGGCATCTATCGAGGCAAACAGTACCATGAGCCAGACTTCGCAGAAGTTCTTAAACGTGCTAAAGAACATGGCTGCGAAAAGATCATGCTCACTACTATGACTCTCCCAGGAGCTCATGAGAACTTGAAAGTCGTGAAACAGTTTCCGGACATGTGTACCATGACATTAGGAGTGCATCCATATCATGCAGGCGAGATATACGCCGAAAATAATGGAAGCGAGTATCTTCAAAACCTTCGCAAGCTTGGAGAAACCCTTCGGGCCGAGAATCCGTCGCCACTGGTAGCCTTCGGAGAGATCGGACTTGACTATGAGTATCTGGACCGTGCCGACAAAGAGATACAGCAACGTGCGTTCCGCGATCAGCTAGATATGGCTGTTGAAATGCAATTACCTCTTTTTCTGCATGTGCGTGAGTCTTGTGCTGATTTCATTTCGATCATCCGACCTTACTTGTCTAAGTTGCCGCGAGGCGGGTTGGTGCATTCTTTCGCTGGGTCAAAGGAGGAGATGTTGCAGTTAGTTGAGTTAGGCTTTGACATCAGCGTCAATGGTGTTTGTTTCCGTACTGAAGAACAACTGGAGATGGTTCGCCACATTCCCTTGGACAAACTGCAGCTTGAAACCGATGCTCCGTGGTGTGAGATCCAGAGCAATGACGAGAAAATCGCCCCATATCTCACCAATGCAAAGCCTCTACCTCCGTCTCGCAAGCACAACAAGTTCATTCTGGGACAGATGATAAAGACGAGAAATGAGAGCTGTACGATTGAACGTGTTGCCCTGGTTGTGGCAGGCTTGAAAGGCATCTCACTAGAGGAGGTCTCTCGGGCGGCGTGGAATAACAGTGTTAGGATGTTCGGTTTAGGAGTACAGGGTCGGTAA
- a CDS encoding uncharacterized protein (cyclopropane fatty acid synthase and related methyltransferases), with amino-acid sequence MFQEVDCDDLSGLLDIKQIYIQNKSQLGTGNFFMQLLPRVTMLLQPSNDPQNARRYISSHYDDSDELFANFLFPDMNYSCAHWSGDPDEALESAQKRKVQRLLQKAQISVDQHVLEIGCGWGDVAITAAQTTGCRVTALTLSDNQKRIAEKRVKEAGLEERVRILLQDYRSATGPETNGGYYDRVISIGMFEHVGAEYLDEYFRVISSLLHPGHGVMVIDGITMTHKMRQSKSSVPTFIDRYIFPGGYLPTIHALLGAIHNGSNGELEVTSVMNIGPHYGKTLLAWRDNFLRNWEIIETAFRTAQPDASDENVEAFRRKWLYYFIYCEAGFRLRLLGNCVVVAAKTPELSIEYDETLGEMLQ; translated from the exons ATGTTTCAGGAGGTAGATTGTGATGATCTCAGTGGGCTACTCGAT ATAAAGCAGATCTATATTCAAAACAAATCTCAACTGGGCACCGGCAACTTCTTCATGCAACTTCTTCCCCGGGTGACAATGCTCCTGCAGCCCTCGAATGACCCTCAAAATGCCCGGCGCTACATTTCCTCCCATTACGATGATTCTGACGAGCTGTTTGcaaactttctttttccagaCATGAACTATTCCTGTGCCCATTGGAGCGGGGATCCCGATGAGGCCTTAGAGTCAGCACAAAAGCGAAAGGTCCAGCGCCTACTACAGAAAGCTCAGATATCAGTCGACCAACACGTTCTCGAAATTGGTTGCGGATGGGGAGATGTAGCCATCACTGCTGCTCAAACTACAGGATGTCGAGTGACAGCACTGACCTTATCCGATAACCAGAAGAGAATTGCAGAGAAAAGGGTCAAAGAAGCCGGACTGGAGGAACGTGTTCGAATCCTTCTTCAAGATTACCGATCTGCAACTGGACCTGAAACTAATGGAGGGTACTATGATCGCGTAATTTCGATCGGGATGTTCGAGCACGTCGGTGCAGAATACCTAGATGAGTATTTCCGCGTCATCAGCTCTCTACTTCATCCCGGCCATGGTGTTATGGTCATCGATGGAATTACCATGACGCACAAG ATGCGCCAGTCCAAATCCAGTGTACCGACCTTTATCGACCGATACATCTTCCCCGGGGGTTACCTCCCGACCATCCATGCTCTCCTGGGCGCGATACACAATGGATCAAATGGTGAGTTGGAAGTTACCTCAGTTATGAACATTGGACCACATTATGGCAAGACGCTTTTAGCTTGGAGAGACAACTTCCTTCGGAATTGGGAGATTATCGAGACAGCGTTCCGGACAGCACAGCCTGATGCATCCGATGAGAATGTAGAAGCATTCCGTCGGAAATGGTTGTATTATTTCATCTACTGCGAGGCAGGCTTCCGCCTGAGGCTGTTAGGTAATTGCGTTGTTGTTGCGGCGAAGACACCAGAGTTGAGCATTGAGTACGACGAGACTCTTGGGGAGATGTTGCAATAA